The genome window ACCTATTGAGGGCGTTCAGggatttttttaaaccaaatatCATTGTGTGGATGTTTCATAGGCCGTGCCTAAAGCGGATGCTGAGCCCTGAATGATttctagcacacacacacacacacacacacacacaaacgggtTTGCTTGGTTACTCTACATTTTGATTGAATACAGCAGCACAATGGAATCACATATCAATCATAAATTTGTTCGATATCCCACTTGCACCTGTATTCTTTCTGATGCAGTACCGAATTCATGGTTGAGATAGTTAGTCTGTGGTATCAACATTGAATGAAAAATACTCGAGTCACTGTATACTATATATTTACAGTATGCTGACACTTTGTACTAAGCAGTTACAGAAGACTGAgaactttattttttctttggaaaaaaaattcataaagCTCTGTATGAATTTGTGTGActacacagtaaaaaaaaatgctcacacAGACCAAACTTTCTTTGAAAGAAAATCTTCATTTGCATGAAGCTCTGTGTGAATTTCTGACTacacataaagaaaacatattCTCAAATAGACCAAAGTTTTAACAGGCACACGTCACGACTTTCTTGCTATAATCATACAGCACACTCTgtgctttttttatttcaactaTAAATGCATGCgtacacaaatgcacacacacactctctctctctcacacacacacacacatgcatgaaatttatTGCACTCATACTCACACTTAGGGAAGTGGTTTTGTAAATAACTAAACTCAGTTTGCCTGAAGGACGCAGATATAATGGAAACAAGGCAatcgccaaattgtgtctcgcccattcgcgtacaaggatTTAATATTTTTATAACTCCctgaagttaattgacctgcttatgacctttcaccttgtggtgaccttcaacaccctaAGGGACATTtgccatccaagtttggtcacaaacggacaaagggatcaaaagtaatgagccataatcgaaacgcgccataaaaacttaacattgggccctaaaagtttgttgacccctgtctgtgacctttgaccttgtgacgaccttcacctcccccaagggacatcttccatccaagtttggtcacaaacggacaaagggataagagagtcttgcaagtaaactttaacgtatgacctcaaatgacctttgatcttatcctgtgacctcttacggcactataacatgaaggtacccccgtgcatccatcacccaagtttgattgccattgtagcaacatgtgtcgagttacatgtgataagagagtcttgcaagtaaactttaacgaaTGACCTCAAATgtcctttgaccttatcctgtgacctccaacggcaccataccatgaaggtacccccagtgcatctatgacccaagtaaggttgtaatccaagcaatgtatgtgaagttatttgtcaaaagagagtcttgcaggtaaactttaacatagaaaagagtcttgcacatactctttaatatatgacctcaaatgacctttgacatcatcacatgacctctgacaacaccataacatgaagatacccctagtgcttctgtCACctaagtgtggctgccattgctgtaacagttgccaagttatgcatcataagagagtcttgcaggtaaactttaacatttgtgacggacgacggacggacgacggacgtacgccatttggatcccttagtctcgccttcacctccggtgggcgagacaaaaataatgcaaagatgatgataaatacaGATCACTCAGAATTGCATTTTTGGTAAATTACTACATCTCCAGAGTGTATCAAAAAAGGTATTCTAAAtttggagggctaccatttcATAATAGTCAGCAATCAAGAGTGCAATTACGGTTGGTGTGAAGAAAGAAgcactcttcctctttcctttgATATCTGATTGTAGGTTAATATTGACAAATAACACGCATGAttacaataatgacaaattgcacttttccaAGTTTCAGTGTCACATGAAGGAATAATGAAGTCTCATTGGTGAAtagatgagatctgtcaatgaaagtgaccaaataGATAAGCCAGCTAGTACGAAAGCAGATTTGTGTTTGGGGTTGTTCTAACCTTTTATGTTCCATAACCTCCAACGTTGTAGATAACTCGGTCACTCTCAAAAAGGCTAACTCattatccattttctctcttcatatttcAGACATGGTTTGTCGCTGCAAGGTATGTGTCGAATATGAGcagagaaaaatggactgtTGGTTGGCCTTATTGGGAGTGACGACGTTATTGGACAGGTGGCCACGTTAAAAGGTTATGgaccacaaaaatcaaaacatttaagaagaaaccctaaacacaaacctgcattccTACAGACTGGCCTGTTTGTTTGATTACTTCATTGGCATATCTCATTCATTCAGTGAGGTACTTCATTGTTACTTCGTGTGACAttcaaacttgaaaaagtgcaatttttcatttttcatgcgCTCGTCATGCGTGACATTTGTCACGATGGAAATATGAAGAGTTCTTCGTTCCTCACAATTAACATTGTGCTCTCCAAAACTGACAAGTATGAAATAGTAGCcgtccaaagttggattactttTTCTTTGATACACACGGTATATTCACTGGGATGCATACTTGGTTCTCCGTGCTCAACAGAAATGAGAAGCATCCCTTCTGCGTTGACTTCTCTGCAGAATGGGTCAAGATCCTCTGAGGTATTACATCTGATCAGCCTGaattaaaccaaataaacaGACAACACCTAAGTAAACATTACCTACATTTAGCCAGCGAATCATTATTAATGCTCTCGTTTAACTGCTTCGAAACGCTTTGCATCACAAACctatatcaatattcaatggCAATCATTGTTCATGTATTTTCTTATCTTACTTGATAACACTTTATCTTAGACGAAACCAGTCTCTTcccaaagaaacaaacaaaaagttccCACCTTTCCAAATATACGGGTCTTGATTAAAGGAAACCATACTTAAAGGAACACATGCAACATCGCGATTTCTCCGTAGATACATAAAACATATGTTATAGTATAACATAAATTCTGACTTTTTACATCCTAATACATTGATCGTTTCTCTAGAGAAAGTGCCAGACTCCATTTCAAATTAAGTAACAAAGAATTCTCTGAAGCATAAGATTTGAGTTAAATTTTCAGATCAAATATCAAAGGTGGAATTGATATCTATCATACACAAGTGGTAACCAACGGAGCAAGCTTGGGCAAATTAAAATAGCTTGATGAATACAACTTTAACAAAGCTGTATTATGTGTACATATTTCTTGGAAATTGACGAATTGATATCatttgtgtaatgtatgctCTGTATTTCATTCACCCTTCTGTAGGATGGAAAGTACTTAATTACAGCTGAAGTCAATTTAATAAACTGTATGAAAATAAGCTTGAAATGCTAGGTTTCATGAAAACTCACGATGCATTCCTGAGATGAGGGTAAGAGCTCAGACATCTGATCAACATCTTGGCTTTCTCATCGCCCATATACCTGTCCGTCACAGACAGTCTGGTTACTGTAGGCGGTGCAAGTAAGGACTTGCGTAAATGACCGTTGCTTACAAAACTTGATATGTTACCCTGCAGGTTGAGCTCCAAGTTGTGAGAATAGAGCGGCCACGCATTGTCTATGTATAAGGAAGAGCTTTCATATTCAATGTAAACAGAGATCTTCTCCACATTGGGGCACAGGGAGACCACATTTAGCTGTTTGAGAAGTGAGAGGGATTTGAGATCTCCACCAAGATGAACGATAGGACTCCTCACAAAGCCACTCTGAAGAAAAGTAAGGAAAAAAGATGAGAAGAATGGATGTGTTTACATGCACTCACTGCTGCTTTAgtcacaggtctcataatgaGATGACGGTTAGAAcgattttttgaattttatacaTTTGTAGTCGTaaaatttgtcatttcaaagaaaatgtgaaaaaacaatgTAAGCATTGCATAAAACCATAGCCTAATTATATATTCGAATCGTATCAATGCATTGACACGCAAACAAAATTGCATGCTCCCATAAAACTTACGTCACCATTAACTGTGTGAACGTGTACTATACTGTTTGTGTCTACACCTCGAACTA of Diadema setosum chromosome 15, eeDiaSeto1, whole genome shotgun sequence contains these proteins:
- the LOC140239296 gene encoding uncharacterized protein codes for the protein MPNLQRLKLYDVKIADDFFLALCTSAAGSKLQSIAHWKGPDISPAASEAYAKSICTMPNLQRLNLDNVKIADDFFLALCTSAAGSKIQRMELLGASMSASILHSVLHLPCLSSLTVGDVRNEISMSRLGSNKEKAENESGFVRSPIVHLGGDLKSLSLLKQLNVVSLCPNVEKISVYIEYESSSLYIDNAWPLYSHNLELNLQGNISSFVSNGHLRKSLLAPPTVTRLSVTDRYMGDEKAKMLIRCLSSYPHLRNASLIRCNTSEDLDPFCREVNAEGMLLISVEHGEPKYRLRKI